From a single Sander vitreus isolate 19-12246 chromosome 2, sanVit1, whole genome shotgun sequence genomic region:
- the LOC144535574 gene encoding histone chaperone asf1b-B-like has protein sequence MAKVQVLNVAVLDNPSSFGNPFQFEITFECMEDLPEDLEWKIIYVGSAESEEYDQVLDSVLVGPVPAGRHMFVFQADAPNTGLIPESDAVGVTVVLITCTYRGQEFIRIGYYVNNEYTDPELRENPPLKPDYAQLLRNILASNPRVTRFHINWEGSADKMEDSENVDPSPNISGMLPSSCLPGKMPPLGLMPDNSMDCM, from the exons ATGGCCAAGGTACAAGTcttaaatgttgctgttctggACAACCCGAGCTCATTTGGAAACCCATTTCAGTTTGAAATAACGTTTGAATGCATGGAGGATTTACCGGAAG ATCTGGAGTGGAAGATCATTTATGTGGGATCAGCTGAGAGCGAGGAATACGACCAGGTTTTGGACTCTGTTCTAGTTGGCCCGGTACCGGCTGGCAGAcacatgtttgtgtttcag GCTGATGCTCCTAACACAGGGCTGATTCCAGAGAGTGACGCTGTAGGAGTGACTGTAGTCCTTATAACCTGCACTTACCGTGGACAGGAGTTTATCCGCATCGGTTACTATGTCAACAATGAATACACAGACCCTGAACTACGGGAAAACCCACCTCTGAAACCAGACTACGCTCAG CTTCTGCGGAATATTTTGGCCTCCAACCCCCGTGTCACCCGCTTTCATATCAACTGGGAGGGCTCGGCAGACAAGATGGAGGACAGCGAGAACGTTGACCCGTCCCCCAACATTAGTGGCATGCTCCCTTCCTCCTGTTTACCAGGAAAGATGCCACCTCTTGGACTGATGCCGGACAACTCCATGGACTGCATGTAA